One genomic segment of Erythrolamprus reginae isolate rEryReg1 chromosome 2, rEryReg1.hap1, whole genome shotgun sequence includes these proteins:
- the LOC139163134 gene encoding zinc finger protein 678-like — translation MGDDGLENENSKQARLKTEGYEVEQVKFGHEEDTRRRERNYSENGSKKSSTSVLVGIPSFLSQQDLEGKQKEKYGWKEKNPFDLQERGINQTEGKMYEKYISHSSSLSLLKELYSKRKPQPFVKSGRDSRRSREMKHCMERGQRFINENKHVLHQKTHDGERSNKCLMCGKAFTNKGNLNYHQRSHTGERPYKCMGCGKTFKRKGHLNRHESIHTGEKPYKCLQCGKTFTQKGSLNHHKRIHTGERPYQCMECGITFIRKGHLDQHERIHTVERPYKVSETAFCSTNPSDR, via the exons ATGG gagATGATGGGCTGGAAAATGAgaatagcaagcaagcaagattaaAGACAGAGGGGTATGAAGTTGAACAAGTGAAATTTGGTCATGAAGAGGACACAAGGAGACGAGAGAGGAACTACTCAGAGAATGGAAGCAAGAAGTCATCTACTTCTGTTCTTGTTGGAATCCCTAGCTTCCTGTCCCAGCAAGATCtggaaggaaagcaaaaggaaaaatatGGGTGGAAAGAGAAAAATCCATTTGATTTACAAGAACGTGGCATAAACCAGACTGAAGGAAAAATGTATGAAAAATATATCAGtcattcttcctctctttctttactAAAGGAACTATACAGCAAAAGGAAACCACAACCCTTTGTAAAATCTGGGAGGGATTCCAGGCGTAGCAGAGAGATGAAACACTGCATGGAGAGGGGACAGAGATTCATTAATGAGAATAAACATGTTCTCCACCAAAAGACCCACGATGGGGAGAGATCAAATAAATGTCTcatgtgtggaaaggcctttaccAATAAAGGAAATCTTAATTATCACCAAAGGAgccacactggggagagaccatataaatgcatgggatgtggaaagacctttaaaaGGAAAGGACATCTTAATCGCCATGAAAGTATACatactggagagaaaccatataaatgcctccaatgtggaaagacctttacccaGAAAGGAAGTCTTAATcatcacaaaaggatccacactggggagagaccatatCAATGTATGGAATGTGGAATAACCTTTATAAGGAAAGGACATCTTGATCAGCATGAAAGGATACACACAGTGGAGCGACCATATAaggtctccgagaccgccttctgcagcacaaatcccagcgaccggtga